In a genomic window of Vulpes vulpes isolate BD-2025 chromosome 6, VulVul3, whole genome shotgun sequence:
- the PPP1R3E gene encoding protein phosphatase 1 regulatory subunit 3E isoform X2 → MSRERPPRADIPRNLSFIAALTERAYYRSQRPSLEEEPEVEPGEGGTRLGARSRAHAPSRGRRALSAPAGGGGVRAPRSRSPDTRKRVRFADALGLELAAVRRFRPGELPRVPRHVQVQLQRDALRHFAPCRPRARGLQAQRICLERAEAGPLGVAGSARVLDLAYEKRVSVRWSADGWRSQREAPASYAGPAPPPPRADRFAFRLPAPPIGGALLFALRYRVTGHEFWDNNGGRDYALRGPEHPGSGGAPEPQGWIHFI, encoded by the exons atGTCTCGAGAGCGGCCCCCGCGCGCCGACATCCCCCGCAACCTGAGCTTCATAGCCGCGCTGACAGAGCGTGCCTACTACCGCAGCCAGCGGCCCAGCCTCGAGGAGGAGCCGGAGGTGGAGCCCGGCGAGGGCGGGACGCGCCTTGGGGCCCGATCCCGCGCTCACGCCCCGAGTCGGGGTCGCCGGGCTCTTTCTGCTCCCGCCGGAGGCGGCGGCGTCCGGGCGCCCCGCAGCCGCAGCCCCGACACCCGCAAGAGAGTGCGTTTCGCCGACGCGCTTGGGCTGGAGCTGGCCGCGGTGCGCCGCTTCCGCCCCGGAGAGCTGCCCCGGGTGCCTCGCCACGTGCAAGTGCAGCTGCAGAGGGACGCCCTCCGCCACTTCGCGCCGTGCAGGCCTCGCGCCCGCGGCCTCCAG GCGCAGCGCATCTGCCTGGAACGCGCCGAGGCGGGCCCGTTGGGCGTGGCCGGGAGCGCGCGCGTGCTGGACCTGGCCTACGAGAAGCGCGTGAGCGTGCGCTGGAGCGCCGACGGCTGGCGGAGCCAACGCGAAGCGCCCGCCTCCtacgccggcccggccccgcccccgccgcgcgcgGACCGCTTTGCCTTCCGCCTGCCCGCGCCACCCATTGGGGGCGCCCTGCTTTTCGCCTTGCGCTACCGCGTGACCGGCCACGAGTTCTGGGACAACAACGGCGGCCGCGACTATGCGCTACGTGGGCCCGAGCACCCCGGGAGTGGcggagccccggagccccaggGCTGGATCCACTTTATCTGA
- the LOC112926513 gene encoding polyadenylate-binding protein 2 isoform X3, with product MEEEAEKLKELQNEVEKQMNMSPPPGNAGPVIMSIEEKMEADARSIYVGNVDYGATAEELEAHFHGCGSVNRVTILCDKFSGHPKGFAYIEFSDKESVRTSLALDESLFRGRQIKVIPKRTNRPGISTTDRGFPRARYRARTTNYNSSRSRFYSGFNSRPRGRVYRGRARATSWYSPY from the exons atggaggaagaagcTGAGAAGTTAAAGGAGCTACAGAACGAGGTAGAGAAACAGATGAATATGAGTCCACCTCCAGGCAATG ctGGCCCAGTGATCATGTCCATTGAAGAGAAGATGGAGGCTGATGCCCGTTCCATTTATGTTGGCAAT GTGGACTATGGTGCAACAGCAGAAGAGTTGGAAGCACACTTTCATGGCTGTGGTTCAGTCAACCGTGTTACCATACTCTGTGACAAATTTAGTGGCCATCCTAAAGG TTTTGCATATATAGAGTTCTCAGACAAAGAGTCAGTGAGGACTTCCTTGGCCTTAGATGAGTCACTAtttagaggaagacaaatcaag GTGATCCCAAAACGAACCAACAGACCAGGCATCAGCACAACAGACCGGGGTTTCCCACGAGCCCGATACCGTGCCCGGACTACCAACTACAACAGCTCCCGCTCTCGATTCTACAGTGGTTTTAACAGCAGGCCCCGGGGTCGCGTCTACAG gGGCCGGGCTAGAGCGACATCATGGTATTCCCCTTACTAA
- the LOC112926513 gene encoding polyadenylate-binding protein 2 isoform X4 → MATPASAPDTRALVADFVGYKLRQKGYVCGAGPGEGPAADPLHQAMRAAGDEFETRFRRTFSDLAAQLHVTPGSAQQRFTQVSDELFQGGPNWGRLVAFFVFGAALCAESVNKEMEPLVGQVQEWMVAYLETRLADWIHSSGGWFSQTTGAEMAAEVIFSEILSDCDSALNSPVPEELEAIKARVREMEEEAEKLKELQNEVEKQMNMSPPPGNAGPVIMSIEEKMEADARSIYVGNVDYGATAEELEAHFHGCGSVNRVTILCDKFSGHPKGFAYIEFSDKESVRTSLALDESLFRGRQIKVIPKRTNRPGISTTDRGFPRARYRARTTNYNSSRSRFYSGFNSRPRGRVYRGRARATSWYSPY, encoded by the exons ATGGCgaccccagcctcagccccagacACACGGGCTCTAGTGGCAGACTTTGTAGGCTATAAGCTGAGGCAGAAGGGTTATGTTTGTGGAGCTGGCCCTGGAGAGGGCCCAGCAGCTGATCCACTGCACCAAGCCATGCGGGCAGCTGGAGATGAGTTTGAGACCCGCTTCCGGCGCACCTTCTCTGATTTGGCAGCCCAGCTGCATGTGACCCCAGGCTCAGCCCAGCAACGCTTCACCCAGGTCTCTGACGAACTCTTCCAAGGGGGCCCCAACTGGGGCCGTCTTGTGGCCTTCTTTGTCTTTGGAGCTGCACTGTGTGCTGAGAGTGTCAACAAAGAGATGGAGCCACTTGTGGGACAAGTGCAAGAGTGGATGGTGGCCTACCTGGAGACACGGCTGGCCGACTGGATCCACAGCAGTGGGGGCTGG TTCTCCCAGACCACTGGAGCTGAGATGGCTGCTGAAGTAATTTTCAGTGAAATTTTAAGCGACTGTGACTCTGCTTTGAATTCCCCTGTTCCTGAG GAGCTGGAAGCGATCAAAGCTCGAGTCagggagatggaggaagaagcTGAGAAGTTAAAGGAGCTACAGAACGAGGTAGAGAAACAGATGAATATGAGTCCACCTCCAGGCAATG ctGGCCCAGTGATCATGTCCATTGAAGAGAAGATGGAGGCTGATGCCCGTTCCATTTATGTTGGCAAT GTGGACTATGGTGCAACAGCAGAAGAGTTGGAAGCACACTTTCATGGCTGTGGTTCAGTCAACCGTGTTACCATACTCTGTGACAAATTTAGTGGCCATCCTAAAGG TTTTGCATATATAGAGTTCTCAGACAAAGAGTCAGTGAGGACTTCCTTGGCCTTAGATGAGTCACTAtttagaggaagacaaatcaag GTGATCCCAAAACGAACCAACAGACCAGGCATCAGCACAACAGACCGGGGTTTCCCACGAGCCCGATACCGTGCCCGGACTACCAACTACAACAGCTCCCGCTCTCGATTCTACAGTGGTTTTAACAGCAGGCCCCGGGGTCGCGTCTACAG gGGCCGGGCTAGAGCGACATCATGGTATTCCCCTTACTAA
- the LOC112926513 gene encoding bcl-2-like protein 2 isoform X2 → MATPASAPDTRALVADFVGYKLRQKGYVCGAGPGEGPAADPLHQAMRAAGDEFETRFRRTFSDLAAQLHVTPGSAQQRFTQVSDELFQGGPNWGRLVAFFVFGAALCAESVNKEMEPLVGQVQEWMVAYLETRLADWIHSSGGWAEFTALYGDGALEEARRLREGNWASVRTVLTGAVALGALVTVGAFFASK, encoded by the exons ATGGCgaccccagcctcagccccagacACACGGGCTCTAGTGGCAGACTTTGTAGGCTATAAGCTGAGGCAGAAGGGTTATGTTTGTGGAGCTGGCCCTGGAGAGGGCCCAGCAGCTGATCCACTGCACCAAGCCATGCGGGCAGCTGGAGATGAGTTTGAGACCCGCTTCCGGCGCACCTTCTCTGATTTGGCAGCCCAGCTGCATGTGACCCCAGGCTCAGCCCAGCAACGCTTCACCCAGGTCTCTGACGAACTCTTCCAAGGGGGCCCCAACTGGGGCCGTCTTGTGGCCTTCTTTGTCTTTGGAGCTGCACTGTGTGCTGAGAGTGTCAACAAAGAGATGGAGCCACTTGTGGGACAAGTGCAAGAGTGGATGGTGGCCTACCTGGAGACACGGCTGGCCGACTGGATCCACAGCAGTGGGGGCTGG GCGGAGTTCACAGCTCTATACGGGGACGGGGCCCTGGAGGAGGCGCGGCGTCTGCGGGAGGGGAACTGGGCCTCAGTGAGGACAGTGCTGACGGGGGCCGTGGCACTGGGGGCCCTGGTCACCGTAGGGGCCTTTTTTGCTAGCAAGTGA
- the HOMEZ gene encoding homeobox and leucine zipper protein Homez, giving the protein MVRGWEPPPGPDRAISEGHKSENTMPPNKEASSLNSSPAGLICLPPISEELQLVWTQAAQTSELDGNEHLLQTFSYFPYPSLADIALLCLRYGLQMEKVKTWFMAQRLRCGISWSSEEIEETRARVVYHRDQLHFKSLLSFTHHAGRPPEEVPSSPMPPPEQMGLGRVPLTLSEPTQMKGLKVEPEESSELLSQQKAKEPLIAPGSGAFPHQSDFWQNLQSSGLSKGQSGRGPNQSHGLGSASWNHSTAIHQPYAREKPPPISLLTSSCKQESVSNMTPSSSSTSSSTFPVLANGATATSKPLQSLGCISQPLSPNEQALPPHLEPAWPQGLRHNSVPGRVGPAEYLSPDMQRQRKTKRKTKEQLAILKSFFLQCQWARREDYHKLEQITGLPRPEIIQWFGDTRYALKHGQLKWFRDNAVPGAPSFQDPAIPTPPPSTRSLNEWAETPPLPNPPPPPDIRPLERYWAAHQQLRESDIPQLSQASRLSTQQVLDWFDSQLPEPAEVVVCLDEEEEEEEEELPEDDEDEEEEEEDDDDDDDDDDDVIIQD; this is encoded by the exons ATGGTGCGAGGCTGGGAGCCGCCGCCCGGGCCGGACCGCG CTATCTCTGAAGGGCACAAATCAGAAAACACCATGCCTCCTAATAAAGAGGCCAGCAGTCTTAATAGCTCCCCGGCGGGGCTCATCTGCCTCCCTCCAATCTCCGAGGAGCTACAGCTTGTGTGGACCCAAGCAGCCCAGACCAGTGAGCTGGATGGCAATGAACACTTGCTACAAACCTTCAGCTACTTTCCCTATCCCAGTCTAGCAGACATTGCCCTTCTCTGCTTACGCTATGGGCTGCAGATGGAGAAAGTCAAGACTTGGTTCATGGCCCAGCGCCTCCGCTGTGGCATTAGCTGGTCATCTGAAGAAATAGAAGAGACTCGAGCCCGAGTGGTCTACCATCGGGACCAGCTCCATTTCAAATCCCTTCTGTCTTTTACTCATCATGCAGGGCGGCCCCCAGAGGAGGTGCCTTCTTCTCCAATGCCACCCCCAGAACAAATGGGTCTTGGAAGAGTGCCCCTGACTCTTAGTGAGCCCACTCAGATGAAAGGATTGAAGGTAGAGCCTGAGGAGTCCTCAGAGCTGCTGAGTCAGCAGAAGGCAAAGGAACCCCTGATTGCACCTGGCAGTGGGGCATTCCCCCACCAATCAGATTTTTGGCAGAATCTTCAAAGCAGTGGCCTCTCTAAGGGGCAGTCAGGCAGGGGTCCCAACCAGTCACATGGGCTAGGTTCTGCTTCCTGGAACCACTCCACAGCTATCCACCAGCCATATGCTCGGGAAAAGCCCCCCCCAATCTCACTACTTACTAGTAGTTGTAAGCAGGAGTCAGTATCTAATATgactccttcttcttcctctacctcttctTCCACTTTCCCGGTACTGGCTAATGGAGCTACTGCCACCTCTAAACCCCTCCAGTCACTGGGCTGTATCTCACAGCCACTGTCACCCAATGAACAGGCACTGCCCCCACATCTGGAGCCAGCCTGGCCTCAGGGGCTAAGACATAACTCAGTACCAGGTAGGGTTGGCCCTGCAGAGTACCTTTCCCCAGATATGCAACGCCAGCGAAAGACCAAACGCAAAACCAAAGAGCAGCTGGCTAtcctcaaatccttttttttacaGTGCCAGTGGGCACGGCGTGAGGATTACCATAAATTAGAACAGATCACTGGTTTACCTCGGCCTGAGATTATTCAGTGGTTTGGTGACACACGCTATGCCTTGAAGCATGGGCAACTAAAATGGTTTCGGGACAATGCAGTACCTGGTGCCCCTAGTTTCCAGGACCCAGCAATTCCCACACCCCCACCTTCAACCCGCTCCTTGAATGAATGGGCTGAGACACCACCTCTGccaaaccccccacccccaccggatATACGACCCTTGGAGAGGTACTGGGCAGCACACCAACAGCTACGGGAAAGTGATATCCCTCAACTGAGTCAGGCATCAAGGCTTAGCACCCAGCAGGTACTGGATTGGTTTGACTCTCAATTACCTGAGCCAGCTGAGGTGGTGGTTTGTCtagatgaagaggaggaagaggaggaggaagaactGCCAGAAGATgatgaggatgaagaggaggaggaggaagatgacgATGACGATGACGATGACGATGATGATGTGATCATACAGGACTGA
- the PPP1R3E gene encoding protein phosphatase 1 regulatory subunit 3E isoform X1: protein MSRERPPRADIPRNLSFIAALTERAYYRSQRPSLEEEPEVEPGEGGTRLGARSRAHAPSRGRRALSAPAGGGGVRAPRSRSPDTRKRVRFADALGLELAAVRRFRPGELPRVPRHVQVQLQRDALRHFAPCRPRARGLQEARAALEPASEPGFAARLQAQRICLERAEAGPLGVAGSARVLDLAYEKRVSVRWSADGWRSQREAPASYAGPAPPPPRADRFAFRLPAPPIGGALLFALRYRVTGHEFWDNNGGRDYALRGPEHPGSGGAPEPQGWIHFI, encoded by the exons atGTCTCGAGAGCGGCCCCCGCGCGCCGACATCCCCCGCAACCTGAGCTTCATAGCCGCGCTGACAGAGCGTGCCTACTACCGCAGCCAGCGGCCCAGCCTCGAGGAGGAGCCGGAGGTGGAGCCCGGCGAGGGCGGGACGCGCCTTGGGGCCCGATCCCGCGCTCACGCCCCGAGTCGGGGTCGCCGGGCTCTTTCTGCTCCCGCCGGAGGCGGCGGCGTCCGGGCGCCCCGCAGCCGCAGCCCCGACACCCGCAAGAGAGTGCGTTTCGCCGACGCGCTTGGGCTGGAGCTGGCCGCGGTGCGCCGCTTCCGCCCCGGAGAGCTGCCCCGGGTGCCTCGCCACGTGCAAGTGCAGCTGCAGAGGGACGCCCTCCGCCACTTCGCGCCGTGCAGGCCTCGCGCCCGCGGCCTCCAG gaggcgCGCGCCGCCCTGGAGCCGGCCAGTGAGCCCGGCTTCGCCGCCCGCTTGCAGGCGCAGCGCATCTGCCTGGAACGCGCCGAGGCGGGCCCGTTGGGCGTGGCCGGGAGCGCGCGCGTGCTGGACCTGGCCTACGAGAAGCGCGTGAGCGTGCGCTGGAGCGCCGACGGCTGGCGGAGCCAACGCGAAGCGCCCGCCTCCtacgccggcccggccccgcccccgccgcgcgcgGACCGCTTTGCCTTCCGCCTGCCCGCGCCACCCATTGGGGGCGCCCTGCTTTTCGCCTTGCGCTACCGCGTGACCGGCCACGAGTTCTGGGACAACAACGGCGGCCGCGACTATGCGCTACGTGGGCCCGAGCACCCCGGGAGTGGcggagccccggagccccaggGCTGGATCCACTTTATCTGA
- the LOC112926513 gene encoding polyadenylate-binding protein 2 isoform X1, with the protein MAAAAAAAAAAGAAGGRGSGPGRRRHLVPGAGGEAGEGAPGGAGDYGNGLESEELEPEELLLEPEPEPEPEEEPPRPRAPPGAPGPGPGSGAPGSQEEEEEPGLVEGDPGDGAIEDPELEAIKARVREMEEEAEKLKELQNEVEKQMNMSPPPGNAGPVIMSIEEKMEADARSIYVGNVDYGATAEELEAHFHGCGSVNRVTILCDKFSGHPKGFAYIEFSDKESVRTSLALDESLFRGRQIKVIPKRTNRPGISTTDRGFPRARYRARTTNYNSSRSRFYSGFNSRPRGRVYRGRARATSWYSPY; encoded by the exons atggcggcggcggcggcggcggcagcagcagcgggGGCTGCGGGCGGTCGGGGCtccgggccggggcggcggcgccATCTTGTGCCCGGGGCCggtggggaggccggggagggggccccggggggcgcaGGGGACTACGGGAACGGCCTGGAGTCTGAGGAACTGGAGCCTGAGGAGCTGCTGCTGGAGCccgagccggagcccgagcccgaaGAGgagccgccccggccccgcgcccccccgggAGCTCCGGGCCCTGGGCCTGGCTCGGGAGCCCCCGgcagccaggaggaggaggaggagccgggACTGGTCGAGGGTGACCCGGGGGACGGCGCCATTGAGGACCCG GAGCTGGAAGCGATCAAAGCTCGAGTCagggagatggaggaagaagcTGAGAAGTTAAAGGAGCTACAGAACGAGGTAGAGAAACAGATGAATATGAGTCCACCTCCAGGCAATG ctGGCCCAGTGATCATGTCCATTGAAGAGAAGATGGAGGCTGATGCCCGTTCCATTTATGTTGGCAAT GTGGACTATGGTGCAACAGCAGAAGAGTTGGAAGCACACTTTCATGGCTGTGGTTCAGTCAACCGTGTTACCATACTCTGTGACAAATTTAGTGGCCATCCTAAAGG TTTTGCATATATAGAGTTCTCAGACAAAGAGTCAGTGAGGACTTCCTTGGCCTTAGATGAGTCACTAtttagaggaagacaaatcaag GTGATCCCAAAACGAACCAACAGACCAGGCATCAGCACAACAGACCGGGGTTTCCCACGAGCCCGATACCGTGCCCGGACTACCAACTACAACAGCTCCCGCTCTCGATTCTACAGTGGTTTTAACAGCAGGCCCCGGGGTCGCGTCTACAG gGGCCGGGCTAGAGCGACATCATGGTATTCCCCTTACTAA